A genomic segment from Panthera tigris isolate Pti1 chromosome A1, P.tigris_Pti1_mat1.1, whole genome shotgun sequence encodes:
- the LOC102953700 gene encoding olfactory receptor 2B11 — translation MRGHNHSILQEPLKDFILLGVSDRPWLELPLFAVLLVSYILAMLGNIAIILVSRLDSQLHSPMYIFLGHLSFLDLCYTTTTVPQMLVNMGSSSKTISYAGCTMQYAIFHWLGCTECIVLAAMALDRYVAICEPLRYAVIMHRPLCQQLVAVAWLSGFGNSLVQVVLTVQLPFCGRQVLNNFFCEVPAMIKLSCADTAMNDTTLAVLVAFFVLVPLALILFSYGFIARAVLRIQSSRGRHKAFGTCSSHLVVVSLFYLPAIYMYLQPSSSYSQEQGKFISLFYSIITPTLNPFIYTLRNKDVKGALRKLLSRIWRLCRLGSEM, via the coding sequence ATGAGAGGTCATAACCACAGCATTCTGCAGGAACCCCTTAAAGACTTCATCCTTCTAGGTGTTTCTGACAGGCCATGGCTGGAGCTCCCTCTCTTTGCGGTCCTCCTGGTGTCCTACATTCTGGCCATGTTGGGGAACATTGCTATCATCCTGGTGTCTCGACTGGATTCTCAGCTCCACAGCCCCATGTACATCTTTCTCGGGCACCTATCCTTCCTCGACCTCTGCTATACCACCACCACAGTCCCTCAGATGCTGGTCAACATGGGGAGCTCCAGTAAGACCATCAGCTATGCTGGCTGCACAATGCAGTATGCAATTTTCCACTGGTTGGGATGCACTGAGTGCATTGTCTTGGCTGCTATGGCGCTggaccgctatgtggccatctgtgaGCCTCTCCGGTATGCCGTTATCATGCATCGTCCTCTCTGTCAACAACTGGTGGCTGTGGCCTGGCTCAGTGGCTTTGGCAACTCTCTTGTTCAGGTAGTGCTGACGGTGCAGCTGCCTTTCTGTGGGCGGCAGGTGCTGAACAACTTCTTCTGTGAGGTGCCAGCCATGATTAAGTTGTCATGTGCTGACACAGCCATGAATGATACCACACTGGCTGTGCTGGTAGCTTTCTTTGTGCTGGTTCCCCTAGCTCTCATCCTTTTCTCCTATGGTTTCATTGCCCGAGCAGTGCTCAGGATCCAATCCTCCAGGGGAAGGCACAAAGCCTTTGGGACCTGTTCCTCCCACCTGGTGGTGGTGTCCCTCTTCTACCTGCCAGCCATCTACATGTACCTGCAACCCTCTTCCAGCTACTCCCAAGAACAGGGCAAGTTTATCTCCCTCTTCTATTCCATAATCACCCCCACCCTCAATCCTTTTATCTACACTCTGAGGAACAAGGATGTAAAGGGAGCCCTGAGAAAGCTCCTGTCAAGGATCTGGAGGCTCTGCAGATTAGGCTCTGAGATGTGA